Proteins encoded by one window of Hafnia alvei:
- a CDS encoding inverse autotransporter beta-barrel domain-containing protein, producing MEETILGLQSVVDNNAKTIIQPTSPLITKEKKNLPALTTTPEFQSLFPPETTPTPSAPVSITPEQPLSHLPSLGSDAASRDSAPAADLTGNAMQAGQILSSDNVTNASINYAKSIGEGLINQQINDWLNQKGTARVSVGSDNKIAGDMLLPIIGDNDSLFFSQVGLHGNEDRNTANLGLGYRQYIGDWMYGVNTFYDYDYTGKNARLGVGGEAWTDYLKLAVNGYYGLTDWHQSHLSDMKDYDERPANGFDLRAEAYLPSYPQLGANIKYEQYFGKGIDLGTGTNPDDLKNNPKALTLGLNYTPVPLVTIKGEHSVGDKDDSRIGLDINYRFGVPWAQQISADSVDALRSLMGSMYEFVDRNYEIVMQYRKQDLLRISLPNKVTAKAAETIILPLTVSKAKYGLKDVDWTASAEFLANGGSFRKLSLTQLEVKLPPYVYTKRANAAQGYVIKAVGVDNNGNNSNTAATTINVEPSKNIISELAITPSGSVPANDSDYFTVTAFVRDEQSQPMVAEPITFDIDNLKGADGRSAATLFKDGRSSPQSLTVNTDGNGKATVFVRSKLAKIGVITATMNNGNYKSGQVEFIADAASAQISALEIIKNHALADGKSTNKLQATVKDANGNALANVQVGLDATHNASLVNGSTMMTDSEGQAMVLVTNAIVGDSTITARINGSAKTQAVTFIADKSTSVIRQGDMTATQDAIANGTATNKITAKITDANANTVSDVTVHFTVSNGAKITTVKGVTGDDGIATATVTSLKADTYTVTARIQESGNSAQADTRFIADSSTATITDSNLTIDPNGALANGVNTDNVAVIVTDANNNLVPNATVNFVVASGATITTVIGTTGADGKATATVTSSTSGTYAVTATVNGHSASKDAVFVADSGTATITSGDLKVTVDNALANGTAMNAVQAKVTDAHGNTVPNVTVNFTADHGAIVTTASAVTDASGLASTTLSNITSGTTNIVAAINGTSQNVNTNFAPDDSTATITKGNLVVIQNNAKANGSDANSVQAKVTDANGNLVPNATVNFSANHGATVVTASAITNAQGLASTELTNTLSGAATVTAKINGQSIAVDTQFVADGSTAVIVKGDLTVTADNAKADGHATNAVQAKVTDANGNLVPNASVSFSADNGATIATATATTNDQGLATTSLTNLTTGVAKVTATINSSSQVVNTHFVADDGTATIVSGNLTVLVNNAKANGADTNSVQAKVTDANGNLVPNTVVSFTANHGATVITASATTNENGLATTTLTNVSAGVTNVSAAINGNSQNIDTTFVADDSTSTIVKGDLTVIINNAKANGTDSNKVQAKVTDANGNLVPNTPVNFTANNGATVVTALVTTDSQGLASTSLTNITAGITKVTATVNANSQNVDTTFAADDSTATIVSGDLTITINNAKANGTDANKVQAKVTDANGNLVPNTAVSFAADNGATIATASAMTNSQGLASTTLTNVKAGITTVTATINGDSQNVATTFVADDSTSTITSANLTVTVNNAKADGVDINTVQAKVTDAQGNSVPNATVSFTANNGAGVATSSVTTDAQGLASTNLTNVTAGITKVTAAINGTSQTVDTSFEADGGTSTITDGNLTVTLNNAKADGSATNAVQAKVTDAKGNAVPNVDVSFSANNGATVITATVTTNAQGLASTTLTNVTAGTTKVTAAINGNRQSVNTTFIADDGTSTITDGNLTVTVNNAKANGSATNEVQAKVTDANGNTVPNVEVRFSANNGASIIDAAVMTNENGVAVTTLTNVTAGNTKVTAVINGSNQTVDTTFVADDTTGTIVNGNLTVTADNAKANGTATNAVQAKVTDANGNLVPNTVVSFTATNGATVTTASATTNTQGLASTTLTNVKAGVTKVTATINGDSQTVDTTFIADDTTGTIVNGALTVIVNNAKANGTDSNKVQATVTDANGNLVPNTVVTFAADNGATVTTVSATTNAQGLASTTLTNVQAGITKVTASINSSSQTVDTTFVADDSTGTIVAGDLTVTVNNAKANGSDTNAVQAKVTDANGNLVPNTAVTFAANNGATVTTASATTDAQGLANTTLTNVKSGITKVTATINGNSQNVDTTFVADDSTSTIVDGALTITVDNAKANGTDINKVLATVTDANGNRVPNTTVSFSADNGAAITTATVTTDDQGLAATTLTNVKAGITKVTAAINGNSQTVDTTFVADDSTGTIVSGNLTITVNNAKADGTETNAVQAKVTDANGNLVPNTTVSFTANNGATVTTASATTDGQGLASTTLTNVKSGITKVTASINGNNQSVDTTFVADDTTSTIVSGDLTVTIDNAKANGTDSNKVQAKVTDANGNRVPNTAVSFVADNGATVITASVTTDDQGLASTTLTNIKAGITKVTATVNGNSQTVDTTFVADDSTATIVNGDLTVTINNAKANGTDSNKVQAKVTDANGNLVPNTAVSFAADNGATVITASVTTDSQGLASTTLTNIKAGVTKVTATINGNNQTVDTTFVADDSTSTIVSGDLTVTVDNAKADGTATNKVQAKVTDANGNLVPNVNVSFTADNGATVTTAAVSTDAQGLATTTLTNITAGITKVTAAINGHNQTVDTTFVADITTAAVTTVTLDDSVTDKIANGTDFFTYTAIVKDAHGNLVPNATVNWSQDKGNTVTLQAASSATDVNGKAAMVLTSTSAEALLVQVSASLTNGTPVDANQKVNFKQQLVKLHGVTKNAINNAMIPNTKIELSLSENNANPEYSVTSGTDGKYEISIPQGVYYVKASATGFITLDSTLDIQTVTDQQKDFVLSPNLDGKAARIVLTWNDKPADLDSYLWVPKVGNPTSLIKVNYGSKSPAGADATLDVDARNGYGPETITVDSMHPGVYCYVVNRFSASPVAYGGAKVKLYLSDGTSQEFKIEDATGATDNMLNWTVFKIDTTSGQTDINVVNTLASSGNNGDCK from the coding sequence ATGGAGGAGACAATTCTTGGGCTGCAATCCGTCGTTGATAATAATGCGAAAACGATCATTCAGCCGACGTCTCCTCTAATAACGAAAGAAAAAAAGAACCTGCCAGCGTTAACCACAACGCCAGAATTTCAATCTCTTTTTCCGCCGGAAACAACTCCGACGCCTTCAGCTCCCGTAAGCATAACACCAGAACAACCTTTATCTCATTTGCCCTCTCTCGGCAGCGATGCAGCTTCCCGTGATTCAGCGCCAGCCGCCGATCTCACGGGTAATGCAATGCAAGCAGGGCAAATTCTCTCCAGTGATAACGTCACCAATGCATCAATTAATTATGCTAAAAGCATTGGCGAGGGATTAATTAATCAGCAAATCAACGATTGGCTGAACCAAAAAGGTACTGCGCGCGTTAGCGTAGGTTCTGATAATAAAATTGCAGGCGATATGTTACTTCCCATCATCGGGGATAATGACAGTCTGTTCTTCTCTCAGGTTGGGCTTCACGGAAATGAAGACCGAAATACCGCTAACTTAGGCCTCGGCTATCGTCAGTATATTGGCGATTGGATGTACGGGGTTAACACCTTCTACGACTACGATTACACCGGCAAAAATGCGCGACTCGGCGTTGGCGGCGAAGCGTGGACCGATTATTTGAAACTGGCGGTTAACGGCTACTATGGCTTAACCGACTGGCATCAATCTCATCTCTCGGACATGAAGGATTACGATGAGCGCCCTGCCAATGGTTTCGACCTACGTGCAGAAGCCTACTTGCCGTCATACCCCCAGCTTGGGGCGAATATCAAATATGAACAGTACTTCGGCAAAGGCATCGATCTTGGTACAGGCACAAATCCAGATGATTTAAAAAATAATCCAAAAGCCCTGACGCTAGGTTTGAACTATACGCCGGTGCCATTAGTCACCATTAAAGGCGAACACTCCGTGGGTGATAAAGATGATAGCCGCATTGGACTAGACATCAATTATCGCTTTGGTGTGCCTTGGGCGCAGCAAATCAGCGCAGACTCCGTTGACGCACTCCGCAGCCTGATGGGCAGCATGTATGAGTTTGTCGATCGTAACTATGAAATTGTAATGCAGTACCGCAAGCAGGATTTACTGCGTATTTCCCTGCCGAATAAAGTGACGGCCAAAGCGGCTGAAACCATCATCCTTCCATTGACGGTTTCTAAAGCCAAATACGGTCTGAAAGACGTTGACTGGACGGCATCAGCAGAATTCCTAGCGAACGGTGGTTCATTCCGAAAATTATCGTTAACGCAGTTGGAAGTTAAATTACCGCCCTACGTCTATACCAAACGCGCGAATGCCGCTCAGGGTTACGTGATTAAAGCCGTTGGCGTCGATAACAATGGTAACAATTCGAATACTGCGGCAACTACGATTAACGTGGAGCCTTCTAAGAATATCATTAGTGAATTGGCGATTACCCCATCAGGTTCGGTTCCAGCCAATGATTCTGATTACTTCACCGTAACGGCCTTTGTTCGTGATGAACAAAGCCAGCCGATGGTGGCTGAGCCTATCACTTTTGATATTGATAACCTTAAAGGCGCAGACGGGCGCTCAGCGGCCACATTGTTTAAAGATGGACGTTCCAGCCCTCAATCGTTGACGGTTAACACCGACGGCAACGGTAAAGCGACGGTCTTCGTACGGAGCAAACTGGCAAAAATCGGCGTCATTACGGCTACCATGAATAATGGTAACTATAAGTCGGGTCAGGTTGAATTCATTGCCGACGCGGCTTCCGCGCAGATCAGTGCGCTAGAAATCATTAAAAACCACGCGCTGGCCGATGGGAAAAGCACCAATAAACTGCAAGCCACGGTAAAAGATGCCAACGGCAACGCGCTTGCCAATGTGCAGGTCGGTTTAGATGCAACGCACAATGCCAGCCTAGTGAATGGTTCAACGATGATGACCGATTCCGAAGGTCAGGCCATGGTGTTAGTCACCAATGCCATCGTCGGTGATAGCACCATCACGGCACGTATTAACGGCAGCGCCAAAACCCAAGCAGTGACGTTTATTGCAGACAAATCAACGTCTGTGATTAGACAAGGTGATATGACCGCGACTCAGGACGCTATCGCCAACGGCACCGCAACCAACAAGATTACCGCCAAAATCACCGATGCTAATGCGAATACCGTTTCTGATGTCACGGTACATTTCACCGTCAGCAACGGGGCCAAAATCACCACGGTGAAAGGCGTGACCGGCGATGATGGGATTGCTACGGCGACGGTGACCAGCCTCAAGGCGGATACCTATACCGTAACGGCGCGAATTCAAGAATCAGGAAATAGCGCTCAAGCGGATACTCGCTTTATTGCTGATAGTTCAACTGCAACCATCACCGATAGTAATTTGACCATCGATCCGAACGGCGCATTGGCCAACGGCGTAAACACCGACAACGTAGCCGTTATCGTTACCGATGCCAATAATAACCTCGTACCAAATGCTACGGTGAATTTCGTTGTCGCATCTGGCGCAACCATTACCACGGTGATCGGCACCACCGGCGCAGACGGCAAGGCGACCGCAACGGTCACCAGTAGCACATCCGGCACATACGCCGTCACAGCGACGGTTAACGGGCATTCAGCCAGTAAAGACGCGGTATTTGTTGCCGATAGCGGCACAGCGACCATTACGTCTGGCGATCTGAAAGTCACCGTCGATAACGCGTTGGCCAACGGAACCGCGATGAATGCGGTACAAGCCAAAGTAACAGATGCGCATGGCAACACCGTTCCCAACGTTACGGTGAATTTTACCGCTGACCACGGCGCAATTGTCACCACTGCATCAGCGGTAACAGACGCCAGCGGCTTGGCCAGCACGACCCTCAGCAATATAACGTCGGGAACAACCAACATTGTTGCCGCCATTAACGGCACAAGCCAGAATGTAAATACTAACTTCGCACCGGACGATTCAACGGCAACGATCACCAAGGGCAACCTCGTCGTTATCCAGAATAACGCCAAGGCCAACGGAAGTGATGCCAACTCGGTACAGGCGAAAGTTACCGATGCCAACGGAAATCTGGTACCAAATGCCACGGTTAACTTTAGCGCTAATCATGGTGCCACAGTCGTTACGGCATCAGCGATCACCAATGCGCAGGGTCTTGCCAGCACTGAGCTGACCAATACGCTGTCGGGTGCCGCTACCGTCACGGCGAAAATTAACGGTCAGAGTATCGCCGTTGATACTCAGTTTGTGGCCGATGGTTCAACGGCGGTCATTGTCAAAGGCGATCTAACGGTCACCGCTGATAACGCCAAAGCCGATGGGCATGCAACCAATGCGGTGCAGGCGAAAGTCACGGATGCAAACGGGAACCTTGTGCCTAATGCGTCGGTCAGTTTCAGCGCGGATAACGGGGCGACTATCGCAACGGCCACCGCCACCACCAACGATCAAGGCTTAGCAACGACGTCGCTCACCAACTTGACGACCGGCGTAGCGAAGGTTACCGCAACCATTAACAGCAGCAGCCAAGTCGTAAATACTCACTTCGTGGCTGATGATGGCACCGCAACGATTGTCAGTGGCAACCTCACCGTTCTGGTGAATAACGCCAAAGCCAACGGCGCAGACACCAACTCGGTTCAGGCGAAAGTCACGGATGCCAATGGTAACCTCGTCCCAAATACCGTGGTTAGCTTCACGGCAAATCATGGCGCAACGGTGATCACGGCTTCTGCTACCACCAATGAAAACGGCCTAGCAACGACAACACTAACCAACGTGAGCGCGGGGGTCACCAACGTTTCCGCCGCGATTAACGGGAATAGCCAGAATATCGATACCACGTTTGTGGCCGACGATAGCACCTCGACGATTGTTAAAGGTGACTTAACGGTTATCATCAACAATGCTAAAGCCAACGGTACGGACAGCAACAAAGTTCAAGCCAAAGTGACAGACGCCAATGGCAACCTTGTTCCTAATACGCCGGTCAACTTTACGGCGAATAATGGTGCAACGGTGGTGACTGCATTAGTCACCACGGATAGCCAAGGGTTAGCAAGCACTTCCCTCACCAACATCACGGCAGGCATCACCAAAGTAACCGCAACGGTCAACGCCAATAGCCAAAATGTTGATACAACCTTTGCCGCCGATGACAGCACGGCAACCATTGTCAGCGGCGATCTCACTATCACCATTAACAATGCAAAAGCCAACGGCACCGACGCGAATAAGGTTCAGGCCAAGGTAACAGATGCCAATGGCAACCTCGTTCCCAATACCGCCGTCAGTTTCGCCGCCGATAACGGCGCAACGATTGCCACAGCGTCAGCCATGACGAATAGTCAGGGCTTGGCTAGCACTACTCTGACTAACGTCAAGGCTGGAATCACCACCGTCACCGCAACCATTAATGGCGATAGCCAAAACGTGGCGACCACCTTCGTGGCTGACGACAGCACGTCAACGATAACCAGCGCGAACTTAACGGTTACCGTGAACAATGCGAAGGCCGATGGCGTTGATATCAATACGGTGCAGGCTAAGGTCACTGATGCGCAGGGAAACTCGGTTCCTAACGCAACGGTCAGTTTCACAGCCAATAACGGCGCAGGCGTCGCGACGTCATCCGTCACGACCGATGCTCAAGGACTTGCCAGTACCAATCTGACCAACGTGACAGCTGGGATCACCAAAGTGACTGCTGCCATCAACGGCACAAGCCAAACGGTGGACACGTCCTTTGAGGCGGATGGTGGAACTTCAACTATCACCGATGGCAACCTAACCGTAACGCTTAACAACGCCAAAGCCGATGGCTCAGCCACCAATGCGGTTCAAGCAAAAGTGACCGATGCCAAAGGCAACGCGGTGCCTAATGTTGATGTCAGCTTCAGTGCCAATAATGGCGCCACGGTTATCACTGCAACGGTCACCACCAATGCTCAAGGCTTAGCGAGCACAACGCTAACCAACGTTACCGCGGGCACCACCAAAGTAACGGCGGCTATCAACGGCAATCGCCAAAGCGTTAACACAACGTTTATCGCCGATGATGGCACCTCCACCATTACTGATGGCAACCTGACCGTGACCGTCAATAATGCCAAAGCAAATGGTTCGGCAACCAATGAGGTTCAAGCAAAAGTCACCGATGCCAACGGCAATACGGTGCCAAACGTTGAAGTGCGTTTCTCTGCTAACAACGGTGCATCGATTATTGATGCCGCTGTAATGACCAACGAAAACGGCGTAGCGGTAACCACGCTCACCAACGTGACTGCGGGAAATACCAAGGTCACCGCAGTGATTAACGGATCGAACCAAACCGTTGATACCACCTTTGTCGCGGATGACACGACTGGCACCATCGTCAACGGCAATTTAACGGTCACCGCAGACAATGCGAAAGCTAACGGCACCGCCACCAATGCCGTTCAGGCCAAAGTGACCGATGCTAATGGCAACCTTGTGCCAAACACCGTGGTGAGTTTCACCGCCACTAACGGCGCAACGGTCACTACCGCATCGGCAACCACTAACACTCAGGGATTAGCAAGTACCACTCTCACTAACGTGAAAGCGGGCGTGACCAAAGTGACAGCCACGATTAACGGCGATAGCCAGACGGTAGATACCACGTTTATCGCGGATGATACGACCGGCACCATCGTGAATGGCGCGCTGACCGTTATCGTCAACAACGCCAAAGCCAACGGTACCGACAGTAACAAAGTTCAGGCTACGGTCACCGATGCTAACGGAAACCTTGTACCAAATACCGTGGTCACCTTCGCGGCAGATAACGGCGCAACGGTCACCACCGTATCGGCAACCACGAACGCACAAGGGTTAGCAAGTACGACGCTGACCAATGTGCAAGCGGGTATCACCAAAGTCACTGCGAGCATTAATAGCAGCAGCCAAACGGTAGACACCACGTTTGTGGCCGACGATAGCACCGGAACCATTGTCGCAGGTGATTTAACGGTTACGGTCAATAACGCTAAAGCCAACGGTTCAGACACCAACGCCGTTCAAGCTAAAGTGACAGATGCCAACGGCAACCTGGTTCCGAATACGGCAGTCACCTTTGCAGCCAATAACGGCGCAACGGTCACCACCGCATCGGCAACCACGGACGCCCAAGGGCTGGCTAACACCACGCTGACCAACGTCAAGTCGGGGATCACCAAGGTTACCGCCACCATTAATGGCAATAGCCAAAACGTGGATACCACCTTTGTCGCCGACGACAGTACCAGCACCATTGTGGATGGCGCGTTAACGATCACCGTTGATAATGCCAAAGCCAACGGCACAGACATCAACAAGGTTCTGGCTACGGTGACGGATGCCAATGGCAACCGAGTACCCAATACCACCGTTAGCTTCTCGGCAGACAATGGCGCTGCGATTACCACCGCAACGGTAACCACCGACGATCAAGGCTTAGCGGCAACCACCCTCACCAACGTGAAGGCGGGGATCACCAAAGTCACTGCCGCGATTAACGGCAACAGCCAAACGGTAGATACCACGTTTGTGGCCGACGACAGCACCGGTACCATCGTGAGCGGCAACTTAACGATTACGGTGAACAACGCCAAAGCTGACGGCACGGAAACTAACGCGGTTCAGGCTAAGGTTACCGATGCAAATGGCAACCTCGTTCCAAATACCACGGTCAGTTTCACGGCTAATAACGGCGCAACGGTGACGACCGCATCGGCAACTACCGATGGTCAAGGACTCGCCAGCACCACGCTAACCAACGTTAAATCGGGGATCACCAAGGTTACAGCCAGCATTAACGGCAATAACCAAAGTGTGGATACCACCTTCGTGGCCGATGACACAACGTCTACGATTGTGAGCGGCGACTTAACGGTGACCATCGATAATGCCAAAGCCAACGGCACGGACAGTAACAAAGTTCAAGCCAAGGTAACGGACGCCAATGGAAACCGAGTACCGAATACCGCCGTCAGCTTCGTAGCAGACAACGGTGCAACGGTCATCACCGCATCGGTCACTACCGACGACCAAGGTCTGGCAAGCACCACGCTGACCAACATCAAAGCGGGGATCACCAAAGTCACGGCAACGGTTAACGGCAACAGCCAAACGGTAGATACCACGTTTGTGGCTGACGACAGCACCGCGACCATCGTGAACGGCGACTTAACGGTAACCATCAACAACGCCAAAGCCAACGGCACGGACAGCAATAAAGTTCAAGCCAAGGTAACGGATGCCAATGGCAATCTCGTGCCGAATACCGCAGTTAGTTTCGCGGCAGATAACGGCGCAACGGTCATTACCGCATCAGTGACAACCGACAGCCAAGGTTTAGCGAGCACCACGCTCACCAATATCAAAGCTGGCGTTACCAAAGTTACCGCCACCATCAATGGTAATAACCAAACGGTAGATACCACGTTCGTGGCCGATGACAGCACGTCTACCATCGTAAGCGGTGATTTGACGGTAACCGTGGACAACGCCAAAGCCGATGGTACTGCCACCAATAAGGTACAGGCCAAGGTCACGGATGCGAATGGCAACCTAGTGCCGAATGTTAACGTCAGTTTCACGGCGGATAACGGCGCAACGGTAACAACCGCAGCAGTCAGCACGGATGCGCAAGGTCTAGCAACCACCACGCTGACCAACATCACGGCGGGGATCACCAAAGTCACGGCGGCAATTAACGGTCATAACCAAACGGTAGATACCACCTTTGTAGCGGATATCACTACTGCAGCGGTAACTACCGTGACGCTCGACGACAGCGTGACCGATAAAATAGCCAACGGGACCGATTTCTTTACCTATACCGCTATTGTTAAAGACGCGCATGGCAACCTCGTTCCGAATGCAACGGTGAACTGGTCTCAGGACAAAGGTAATACCGTAACATTACAGGCTGCGAGCAGCGCGACCGACGTCAACGGCAAAGCAGCCATGGTACTGACCAGTACCTCTGCAGAAGCATTATTGGTGCAAGTGTCCGCATCCTTAACAAACGGAACGCCGGTTGATGCCAATCAGAAAGTTAACTTCAAACAACAGCTAGTGAAATTACATGGAGTGACTAAGAACGCGATAAACAATGCCATGATCCCAAATACGAAGATCGAGCTCTCTTTATCTGAAAATAACGCAAATCCGGAATACTCCGTGACCAGCGGTACCGATGGTAAATACGAGATCAGTATTCCGCAGGGGGTTTATTATGTGAAAGCCAGCGCAACCGGCTTTATCACGTTAGATTCAACGCTCGATATCCAAACGGTTACAGACCAGCAGAAGGACTTTGTTCTGTCGCCAAACTTAGATGGCAAAGCGGCGCGTATTGTTCTCACGTGGAATGATAAACCTGCTGACCTTGATTCCTATCTCTGGGTGCCTAAGGTGGGAAATCCAACCAGTTTAATAAAGGTTAATTATGGTTCTAAATCACCAGCCGGTGCAGATGCAACGCTAGATGTGGATGCAAGAAATGGCTATGGCCCCGAAACTATCACGGTAGATAGCATGCATCCGGGCGTGTATTGCTACGTCGTCAATAGATTCAGCGCATCACCTGTTGCCTATGGTGGCGCCAAAGTTAAGCTTTACTTATCCGATGGAACATCGCAGGAGTTTAAAATTGAAGATGCAACCGGCGCCACTGATAACATGTTGAATTGGACCGTGTTTAAAATTGATACAACATCTGGCCAAACTGACATCAACGTAGTAAATACACTAGCGAGTTCAGGAAATAATGGGGACTGCAAGTAA
- a CDS encoding winged helix-turn-helix domain-containing protein: protein MIYKINETVRFKPADGAIWSIESPEQVINLTITNCNLLCLLLNKKGEILSREQILEDIWDKQGLRSSNNTLNQYISILRRTFSLLGIDDEVIKTIPKVGFSLNASICVEKECNAEPVNFTEKDKSLKQSNKSYIYTVTMSALAIFIVVFFTYVLYKNDTYSLDTPIVNIGKFDACSVNVLPEYTRGQSRDLLESSVKLITVSEVRCIPERIFIVKPESRGSGRSFLAECIVDKRRNEYFFCKGYYIK, encoded by the coding sequence ATGATTTATAAAATTAATGAGACGGTTAGGTTTAAGCCTGCAGACGGTGCCATTTGGAGTATAGAAAGCCCTGAGCAAGTTATTAACTTAACGATTACTAACTGTAATCTTCTTTGTCTATTGCTCAATAAGAAAGGTGAAATCCTTTCTAGAGAGCAAATTTTAGAAGATATATGGGACAAGCAAGGCTTACGTTCATCTAATAATACACTTAACCAATATATCTCTATTCTTAGGCGAACATTTTCCTTGTTGGGTATTGATGATGAGGTGATTAAAACTATTCCAAAGGTAGGGTTTAGTTTAAATGCATCTATCTGTGTAGAAAAAGAGTGTAACGCAGAACCCGTGAATTTTACTGAAAAGGATAAGAGTCTAAAACAGAGTAACAAAAGCTATATTTATACTGTGACAATGAGCGCGCTGGCCATTTTTATTGTGGTGTTTTTTACCTACGTTTTATACAAAAATGATACCTACAGTCTCGATACACCTATCGTAAATATCGGGAAGTTTGATGCTTGTAGCGTCAATGTTCTACCTGAGTATACACGAGGACAATCACGCGATTTGTTGGAGTCATCAGTGAAGCTGATTACAGTCAGTGAAGTGCGATGTATTCCTGAAAGAATATTTATTGTAAAGCCAGAAAGTCGAGGGAGTGGGCGTTCATTTCTTGCGGAATGTATTGTCGATAAAAGAAGAAACGAATACTTTTTTTGTAAAGGATACTATATAAAATGA